The DNA sequence GTCGAAGAAGACCGCCGGGCCGCGGGTGGAGTCGACGTGCCCGACAAGCACCGCGTTGCCGGCCTGACCGGGCGCCGGGCCGGGCCGGTACCAGCCGGCCACCTCCGGGTGCTCCAACGGCGGCACCTCCAGCGCGCCGCCGTCGTCGGTGGCCACCGCGACGATCTCGGCGTCGACGCCGATGCGGGGGATGACCACCCGCAGCGGCGTCGCGCGGGGGAGCGTCGGGCCGGCGGAGCCGGGACGCTCGGTGGCCGGCGCGGCGGACGCGCCGGGTTGGGGTGGCGACGCCGCGGTGCTGCCGAGACCGGCCGAGAGCAGTCCCGCGCCGGTGGCCCCGGCCAGGGTGACGGCGGTGACGACGACGGCGGTGCGGGCCCGCGACGGCCCGCCCGCCCGGTGCTCTGCTGGGGACAGCGTCCTACCTCCGTCCGGCGTGGACCGCGGGGCCCGCGCCGGGTGGACCGGCGCGGGCGACCCGCTGGGTGAGCCGCTCAGGCGGTGGCGCCCGCCCGGCGGCGGCGACGGACCAGGACGTACGCCCCGCCGGTGAGCGCGCCGGCGGCGAGCGCGCCGCCCGCGACCAGCACGCCGGTGTCGCCGTCCCGGCCGCCGGCGCCGGCCTGCGCGCCGCCGATCGGGGTGACGGTGAACGTGGCGCTGCCGCCGTCGCTGCCGTCGCCGCAGGTCGTGGCCACCGTGTACGTGCCGAGCGTGAACCCGGCGGTGAAGAGTTCCGCGCTCAGTCCGCCGCCCGCCGCGGCCGTGGTGGACCGGACGTTCTGATCCCGGTCCGGCCCGGTGACCCGGAAGATCGCGTCACCGGCCTTCGGGTTGCACGTCGTGGTGAGCACGACCGTGCCGCCGACCGGGGTGGTGGCGGGTGAGACTCTGGTGTCCGCCAGCGCGGCGGCCGGGAGCAGCAGTGCGCCGAGGCCCACGCCGACCGCCGCCGATCCGAGAATTGACTGTGCCTTCATCCGCGTCTTCCCTCACTTTTCGTCCGCTGTCTGCGTGGGACGTCGTTCGGGTGGCCAACTCCGTGACTAGCACCGGTGTGGCCAACACTAGGAGGGTTGCGGCGGTCACTGGGGGTAATTGAGAAATCTTCGTTGCCGTCCGGTGTCCCCCCTCCCGCCACCCGATGGCGGACATGCCGGCACGCGCGACGCCCCGGCGGACAAAACGTCAGACCCGCGCCGGGCGGTGATCGCTCAGCCGCCCGGCCGGACCAGCCCCACGTCGTAGGCGAGGACCACCGCCTGGATCCGGCCGGTCACAAACTAGCCTCCTAGGACGCCATTGCGGTTGCGGCACCCGCCACCCAGGAACGCCGGAAGAATCTCCGACCCCGATGTCGAGAACCGGTGGCCGGCTCCGTCCCCGCAGCGAACGCGGCCAGAATGGGTCGCACCCGCTCCGAGGAGACGCACCATGGCGAAGTACCTGCTGCTGAAGCACTACCGTGGCGGCCCGACCCCGGTCACCGACATGCCGCTGCTGGACCGGTGGACGCCGGAGGAGGTGTCCGCGCACGTGCAGTACATGAAGGACTTCGCGGCCCGCCTCGAGGAGACCGGCGAGTTCGTCGACTCGCAGGCGCTCGCCCCGAAGGGCACGTTCGTGCGCTACGACGGCGAGGGGCGTCCGCCGGTCACCGACGGTCCGTTCGCCGAGACGAAGGACCTCATCGCCGGCTGGATGGTGATCGACGTGGACAGCTACGACCGCGCCCTCGCCCTGGCCGCGGAGCTGTCCGCCGCGCCCGGGCAGGGCGGCGAACCGATCCACGAGTGGCTGGAGCTGCGTCCGTTCCTGACCGCGCCGCCCACCATCACGGAGTGACCCCACCGATGGACGAGGTGCTGCTCCGGAGCCTCACGCCGGGCGTCCTCGGCGTCCTCGTCCGCCGCGGAGCCGACTTCGCGGCGGCCGAGGACGCCGTGCAGGACGCGCTGGTCGAGGCGCTCCGCGTCTGGCCGGCGGACCCGCCGCGCGAGCCGAAGGCGTGGCTGGTCACCGTGGCCTGGCGTCGCTTCCTCGACACGGCCCGCGCCGACGCCGCCCGGCGTCGGCGCGAGGACGCCGTCGACGAGGAGCCGGCGCCCGGGCCGGTGCCCGGGGTGGACGACACGCTCCGGCTCTACTTCCTCTGCGCGCACCCGTCGCT is a window from the Micromonospora sp. DSM 45708 genome containing:
- a CDS encoding class F sortase, whose amino-acid sequence is MSPAEHRAGGPSRARTAVVVTAVTLAGATGAGLLSAGLGSTAASPPQPGASAAPATERPGSAGPTLPRATPLRVVIPRIGVDAEIVAVATDDGGALEVPPLEHPEVAGWYRPGPAPGQAGNAVLVGHVDSTRGPAVFFDLGRLRPGDTVRVLRADGRTAAFTVDGVGAYPKSRFPTERVYGGGAAPRLRLITCGGRFDPRTGSYPDNIVVFATATR
- a CDS encoding YciI family protein, producing the protein MAKYLLLKHYRGGPTPVTDMPLLDRWTPEEVSAHVQYMKDFAARLEETGEFVDSQALAPKGTFVRYDGEGRPPVTDGPFAETKDLIAGWMVIDVDSYDRALALAAELSAAPGQGGEPIHEWLELRPFLTAPPTITE